The Primulina eburnea isolate SZY01 chromosome 8, ASM2296580v1, whole genome shotgun sequence genome contains a region encoding:
- the LOC140839896 gene encoding probable L-type lectin-domain containing receptor kinase S.7 encodes MASFSSSRDLMAFLLLCFFLRALSADSNGSFYFKNFGKDSNFTSQLVLYDDAKVDNGSSSVQISGSGVIGAGRIVLKNPINLVDVGLRKKVSFSMHFVFSMSRENGDGLAFYMVPSGFLLNPFDERKLQFLAIEFDTFKDEKYGDVNGNHVGVDVDSLVSVKVSNVSSIHLELTSGEKLQAWIDYEASSETFEIRLSKLGSERPVEPLLFYSIDLSNMWEGMDVSVGLSSLKGNSSQTCSIYSLRFESRTVPHWMHSEPVDPNKFIHKGNEVRASRRNDCA; translated from the coding sequence ATGGCTTCGTTCTCGTCGTCAAGGGACTTGATGGCTTTCTTGTTGCTGTGCTTTTTCTTGAGAGCCTTGTCTGCAGATTCGAATGGATCGTTTTATTTCAAGAATTTCGGTAAAGATTCGAACTTCACTTCACAGCTTGTTCTGTATGATGATGCTAAGGTGGATAATGGTAGTTCGTCAGTTCAGATTTCTGGTTCAGGGGTTATTGGTGCGGGGAGGATTGTACTAAAGAATCCCATTAATCTTGTAGATGTGGGTTTGAGGAAGAAGGTATCTTTTTCAATGCATTTTGTGTTTTCTATGTCTAGGGAAAATGGGGATGGATTGGCTTTTTATATGGTTCCTAGTGGATTTCTTTTGAATCCTTTTGATGAGAGAAAACTTCAGTTTCTTGCTATAGAATTTGATACGTTTAAGGATGAGAAGTATGGCGATGTGAATGGTAATCATGTCGGGGTTGATGTTGATAGCCTGGTGTCGGTTAAGGTAAGTAACGTTTCATCGATTCATTTGGAGCtgactagtggagaaaagttacAAGCTTGGATTGATTAtgaagccagttcagaaacaTTCGAAATTAGGTTGAGTAAATTGGGTTCCGAGAGGCCTGTCGAACCATTGCTCTTTTACTCCATAGACTTGTCAAATATGTGGGAAGGGATGGATGTCTCGGTAGGATTAAGCTCTTTAAAGGGGAATTCATCTCAGACATGTAGCATTTATTCTTTACGTTTTGAGTCGAGAACTGTGCCGCATTGGATGCATTCGGAACCAGTGGATCCAAACAAATTCATTCACAAGGGGAACGAGGTGAGAGCTTCCAGAAGAAACGATTGTGCTTAA
- the LOC140839288 gene encoding uncharacterized protein, protein MSGAAQEFQFSLRVVLNQQETKVLYAAVSRDFVDVLLSFFTLPLGTIVRLLVRQHENEAPSLGSLTSLYKGLKDLDVTNFSWDVDRWLLLRPLNYFEVQCRKLRLRIDDTNHDICRNFESERCTKDVMYYAKLIRCCGGSVNVVETPSGGGVFVTSPQSFIITDDLKVFPDLPEDGLRILRDACGVESMMRERTVSFGYLEVKPPFFPF, encoded by the coding sequence ATGTCAGGCGCGGCGCAGGAATTTCAGTTCTCTTTGAGAGTTGTACTAAACCAACAAGAAACCAAGGTTCTGTACGCCGCAGTGAGCCGTGATTTTGTTGACGTTTTACTTAGTTTCTTCACACTGCCACTTGGGACCATAGTGAGACTCCTAGTCCGGCAACATGAAAACGAGGCCCCAAGTCTTGGAAGCCTGACCTCTTTGTATAAAGGCTTGAAGGACCTGGATGTTACCAACTTTTCTTGGGATGTGGATAGGTGGTTGCTGCTCAGGCCCCTAAACTATTTCGAAGTTCAATGCCGGAAACTGAGATTAAGGATTGATGACACCAACCATGACATCTGTCGAAACTTTGAATCTGAAAGATGTACAAAAGATGTCATGTATTACGCCAAGCTTATACGTTGCTGTGGGGGTTCGGTGAATGTCGTCGAAACTCCCTCGGGTGGTGGTGTTTTTGTCACCTCACCGCAATCATTTATCATCACCGATGATTTGAAAGTTTTTCCGGATTTACCAGAAGATGGCCTACGAATTCTCCGGGACGCCTGTGGTGTCGAGAGCATGATGCGGGAGAGAACTGTCTCTTTTGGATACTTAGAGGTGAAGCCTCCCTTTTTTCCTTTTTGA
- the LOC140839289 gene encoding uncharacterized protein has translation MISANVDIVPAPFVPRMVKYLRKLLMSKKMRVTAFVQNSTNRILAVQAQEDFVDFLFSLLTIPLGKAEFILHGDTGLGSVDNLYRCIPSLNVRKSINTENHSINSLLNPTIPRNYVSVTQILPLAQKSSHMLLSKYDDFRGRHQRNLEMTDSRDMDHYELKGLKPNAYMVTDDLVVMTSSANYGVSKLQATGIPLHDIETHVLDIGMEEALNILKASLTSSFALTNGLKQSLRRRKTRKMKCSSGGETCFE, from the exons ATGATCTCGGCCAATGTTGACATAGTACCTGCTCCATTTGTGCCTCGGATGGTTAAATACTTGAGGAAATTATTAATGTCTAAAAAGATGAGAGTTACGGCCTTTGTCCAAAATTCAACAAACAGGATCCTTGCAGTTCAAGCACAAGAAGACTTCGTTGATTTCCTTTTCAGTTTGCTCACCATCCCGCTGGGAAAAGCAGAGTTTATCTTGCATGGCGATACTGGTCTCGGCAGTGTGGATAATTTGTATAGATGCATACCAAGTCTGAATGTCCGGAAGTCCATAAATACCGAGAATCACTCAATCAACTCGTTATTGAATCCTACAATCCCTCGAAATTACGTTTCGGTGACTCAGATTCTTCCTCTCGCCCAAAAAAGTTCCCATATGTTGCTTTCCAAATACGACGATTTTAGAGGAAGACACCAAAGGAATCTTGAAATGACTGATTCGCGTGATATGGATCATTATGAGTTGAAAGGTCTGAAACCAAATGCCTATATGGTAACGGATGATTTAGTAGTGATGACATCGAGTGCAAACTACGGTGTTTCCAAGCTTCAAGCAACGGGTATCCCATTACATGATATCGAGACACACGTTCTTGACataggaatggaagag GCTTTAAACATACTAAAGGCATCTCTCACCTCATCTTTTGCTCTAACAAATGGCCTCAAGCAATCCCTACGCAGGCgcaaaacaagaaaaatgaaGT GTTCTTCGGGTGGTGAAACGTGTTTTGAATAG